One window of the Chitinophaga niabensis genome contains the following:
- a CDS encoding nucleoside permease — MNNTKIQLSFMMFLEYFIWGAWYVTMATYMVANLQASGSEASYAYTALAIATMVSPFLVGMVADRYFAAQKIMGVLHIVGALALYSMTLTTNTYVFIGVVLFYSLLYMPTIALSNSVAFSQMKDPGKEFPAVRMFGTIGWICAGLLIGYMAIEKTMNTFYIAAGASLLLGLFSFTLPNVPPKAKGDVSASQVLGTEAFVLFKNRSYLVFFISAILICIPLSFYYGFTNLYLHEAGMENAAGKMIYGQASEAIFILAIPLLLRRLGVKKMLLVGMAAWVLRYILFAYGNSGSNLWMLYTGIILHGVCYDFFFVTGYMYTDNRAGEKIKSAAQGLFTFATYGLGMVIGTWFSGIVADYYVANGVREWQSIWMVPVYIAAAVIIYFALAFHDKKPV, encoded by the coding sequence GTGAATAATACAAAAATACAGCTATCCTTCATGATGTTCCTCGAATACTTTATTTGGGGAGCATGGTATGTAACCATGGCTACTTACATGGTAGCCAATCTTCAGGCCAGTGGCAGCGAGGCCAGTTATGCTTATACAGCATTGGCTATTGCCACCATGGTTTCTCCTTTTTTGGTAGGAATGGTGGCAGACCGGTATTTTGCTGCACAAAAGATCATGGGTGTACTGCATATCGTTGGTGCGCTGGCGTTATACTCCATGACGCTTACTACTAATACTTATGTTTTTATTGGCGTTGTATTATTCTATTCCCTGTTGTACATGCCCACCATTGCACTCAGCAACAGTGTGGCCTTTAGCCAGATGAAGGATCCGGGGAAAGAATTCCCTGCCGTAAGGATGTTCGGTACTATCGGATGGATCTGTGCCGGCTTACTAATCGGCTATATGGCTATCGAAAAAACCATGAACACGTTTTATATAGCGGCCGGGGCTTCTTTGCTACTGGGACTTTTCAGCTTTACACTGCCCAATGTTCCACCTAAAGCTAAAGGAGATGTTTCTGCTTCGCAGGTATTGGGAACAGAGGCTTTTGTGTTGTTCAAAAACAGGTCTTACCTCGTATTCTTTATCTCCGCTATCCTGATCTGCATTCCTTTAAGCTTCTACTACGGATTTACCAATCTCTACCTGCATGAGGCAGGCATGGAAAATGCTGCCGGGAAAATGATCTATGGCCAGGCTTCCGAAGCTATCTTCATCCTTGCCATTCCTTTATTACTCCGCCGGCTTGGCGTGAAGAAAATGTTGCTGGTAGGTATGGCCGCCTGGGTGCTTCGTTATATCCTCTTTGCTTATGGCAACAGTGGTTCGAACTTATGGATGTTATACACCGGCATTATCTTACACGGCGTTTGTTATGATTTCTTCTTTGTGACCGGTTATATGTATACAGATAACAGGGCAGGCGAAAAGATCAAAAGTGCGGCACAGGGGTTATTCACTTTTGCTACTTATGGTCTTGGTATGGTGATCGGTACCTGGTTCTCAGGGATCGTGGCAGATTATTATGTAGCGAACGGCGTACGCGAATGGCAGAGCATCTGGATGGTGCCTGTATATATCGCAGCAGCCGTGATCATCTATTTTGCGTTGGCATTCCACGATAAAAAACCAGTTTAA
- a CDS encoding carboxypeptidase-like regulatory domain-containing protein gives MKRTKLSLLALAAVTFGAFAFTSFEGGSISGKVVPAEGATEAWAISGTDTLKTAVAQGAFSFTSAKAGTYTVVVDAKEPFKDATITDVKVEDGKATDLGEIKLAQ, from the coding sequence ATGAAAAGGACTAAATTAAGCCTGTTAGCACTTGCGGCCGTAACATTCGGCGCATTCGCCTTTACTTCATTTGAAGGCGGTTCTATTTCCGGTAAAGTTGTTCCAGCTGAAGGAGCTACTGAAGCATGGGCTATTTCCGGAACAGATACTTTGAAAACAGCTGTAGCACAGGGTGCATTCTCCTTTACGAGTGCAAAAGCCGGTACTTACACTGTAGTTGTTGACGCAAAAGAACCATTTAAGGACGCAACTATTACAGATGTGAAAGTGGAAGATGGTAAAGCTACCGATCTCGGCGAAATCAAATTAGCACAATAA
- a CDS encoding DUF6134 family protein, whose amino-acid sequence MYKTLKQYRLKRIFLVLICGIIPYLAALKAAGQSHTYEIRYANNTIGLLDVKQETNGPTRKIHIKSRIQMKLLSRMETDITAEYHNNILIRAKASRVSKGADSKETSTEKTEKGYNVVRKGQPATINREITYSVSELYFSEPKELKEVYSETHGAFLPIKQLADKRYEVVMPDDKRIYYRYEKGKLMEVEVNHQFGKAYFRLLQGK is encoded by the coding sequence ATGTACAAGACCCTCAAGCAATACAGGCTAAAAAGGATTTTCCTTGTATTGATATGCGGGATAATTCCTTACCTGGCAGCCCTCAAGGCAGCAGGACAATCCCATACTTACGAGATAAGGTATGCCAATAACACGATCGGCCTCCTCGATGTGAAACAGGAAACCAACGGCCCCACCCGCAAGATCCATATCAAAAGCCGCATTCAAATGAAGCTCTTATCGCGGATGGAAACAGACATTACCGCTGAATATCACAATAATATACTGATCAGGGCCAAAGCCTCCCGCGTAAGCAAAGGGGCAGACAGCAAAGAAACTTCCACGGAAAAAACGGAGAAAGGATATAATGTGGTCCGCAAAGGACAGCCCGCTACCATTAACAGGGAGATCACCTATTCCGTGAGTGAATTATATTTTTCAGAACCGAAAGAGCTCAAGGAAGTATACTCAGAAACACATGGAGCGTTCCTCCCGATCAAACAACTGGCTGATAAACGGTATGAAGTAGTGATGCCTGATGATAAGCGTATTTATTATCGCTATGAGAAAGGGAAGTTAATGGAGGTGGAAGTGAATCATCAGTTTGGCAAGGCGTACTTCCGTTTATTACAGGGAAAATAA
- the eno gene encoding phosphopyruvate hydratase — protein MSIISEIHARQILDSRGNPTVEVDVTTEDGHVGRAAVPSGASTGKHEAVELRDNDKGFYLGKGVIKAVTNVNEVIADELIGWDISDQAGVDKVLIDLDGTENKAKLGANATLAVSMAVAKAAAEAFSLPLYRYLGGVNATTLPLPLMNIVNGGAHADNKIDFQEFMIVPVGAETFSEGLRWGVEIFHHLKSVLKKKGYSTNVGDEGGFAPEIQSNEEAIETVLQAIEAAGYKPGSQIGIALDAASSEMYNDKDNTYKFYKSTQKIISSDELVAYWTEWSKKYPIVSIEDGMAEDDWNGWKKLTESIGANVQLVGDDLFVTNVKRLKQGIDQNIANSILVKVNQIGTITETINAVSMAQKAGYTSIMSHRSGETEDTTIADLAVALNCGQIKTGSASRTDRMAKYNQLLRIEELLDTSAYYPKNSIKFGKK, from the coding sequence ATGAGTATCATTTCAGAGATCCACGCCAGACAGATTTTAGATAGCCGTGGAAATCCAACGGTTGAGGTTGATGTAACTACAGAAGATGGCCATGTAGGAAGGGCCGCCGTTCCATCCGGAGCTTCTACCGGCAAACACGAAGCTGTTGAACTCCGCGATAACGATAAAGGCTTCTACTTAGGTAAAGGTGTGATCAAAGCTGTTACGAATGTTAATGAAGTGATCGCTGATGAACTGATCGGCTGGGATATCAGCGACCAGGCTGGTGTTGACAAAGTGCTGATTGATCTGGATGGGACTGAAAATAAAGCCAAACTGGGTGCCAACGCAACTTTGGCGGTTAGTATGGCCGTTGCGAAAGCAGCAGCAGAAGCATTTAGCTTACCCCTGTACCGTTACCTGGGTGGCGTAAACGCTACCACTTTACCTTTGCCTTTAATGAACATCGTGAATGGCGGTGCGCATGCTGATAACAAGATCGACTTCCAGGAATTCATGATCGTTCCGGTGGGCGCAGAAACTTTCTCTGAAGGCCTCCGCTGGGGCGTGGAAATTTTCCACCACCTGAAATCTGTACTGAAAAAGAAAGGTTACAGCACTAACGTTGGGGATGAAGGAGGTTTTGCACCTGAGATCCAAAGCAACGAAGAAGCGATCGAAACTGTACTGCAGGCTATTGAAGCAGCTGGTTACAAACCAGGTTCCCAGATCGGCATCGCCCTGGATGCTGCGAGCAGCGAGATGTATAACGATAAAGACAACACTTACAAGTTCTATAAGAGCACCCAGAAGATCATCAGCAGTGATGAACTGGTAGCTTACTGGACAGAGTGGTCTAAAAAATACCCCATCGTTTCCATTGAAGATGGTATGGCTGAAGATGACTGGAACGGCTGGAAAAAACTGACTGAATCTATCGGTGCTAATGTACAGCTGGTGGGTGACGATCTGTTCGTAACCAATGTAAAACGCCTGAAACAAGGTATTGACCAGAACATTGCGAACAGCATCCTGGTAAAAGTTAACCAGATCGGTACCATCACAGAAACCATCAATGCGGTTTCCATGGCACAAAAAGCTGGTTATACTTCCATCATGAGCCACCGTTCAGGAGAAACTGAAGATACTACTATCGCAGACCTGGCAGTAGCCCTGAACTGCGGTCAGATCAAAACCGGTTCTGCCAGCCGTACAGACCGTATGGCTAAGTACAACCAACTTTTGAGGATTGAAGAACTGCTGGATACCAGCGCTTATTATCCGAAAAATTCAATTAAATTTGGTAAGAAGTAA
- a CDS encoding Gfo/Idh/MocA family protein has protein sequence MAKIAMLGSGFIGRFYADSLIGQRSRDTIVSIYSRREESAKKFAVDYNCTHWTTNMEEAINHPDVDMVCISLPNNLHEAAVMACCKAKKAVMCTKPLGRNAEEAKRMMEAVEKAGIFNGYLEDLCYTPKFLKALKSVQEGALGRILWAKSRETHPGPHSEWFWDKEQAGGGCILDLGCHCVEIARNFIGKDIKPVEVMCWADTQVKPIDAEDHAIGLVKYENGAIGQFEVSWTFRGGLDLRDEVMGSEGTIWLNSFLRTGFDMFTTGKGADYVAEKAESNTGWLFPVGDELNELGYNHMFADMFNAVEAGKAPRETFYDGYVVNAVLDAAYRSAKSKLWEPVKLDVWRGKEGLEKEKTLTDYNEQYYLIKEEMTHFGTAKLILKDKKTGQIIEKVI, from the coding sequence ATGGCGAAAATTGCAATGCTTGGGTCCGGATTCATCGGGAGATTCTATGCGGATTCTTTAATTGGACAAAGAAGCAGGGATACGATCGTGAGCATCTACTCCCGCCGCGAAGAAAGCGCTAAGAAATTTGCAGTGGACTATAACTGTACCCACTGGACCACCAACATGGAAGAAGCAATCAATCATCCTGATGTGGATATGGTTTGCATCTCCCTGCCCAACAATCTCCACGAAGCTGCTGTAATGGCTTGCTGCAAAGCAAAAAAAGCGGTGATGTGTACCAAGCCATTAGGACGTAATGCGGAAGAAGCAAAACGTATGATGGAAGCGGTAGAAAAAGCAGGCATCTTCAACGGTTACCTGGAAGACCTCTGTTATACCCCCAAATTCCTGAAGGCTTTAAAGAGTGTACAGGAAGGAGCACTGGGCAGAATACTCTGGGCTAAATCCCGCGAAACACATCCTGGCCCGCACAGCGAATGGTTCTGGGATAAAGAGCAGGCAGGCGGCGGTTGTATCCTGGACCTGGGTTGCCATTGCGTTGAGATTGCACGCAACTTCATCGGGAAGGACATTAAACCCGTTGAAGTGATGTGCTGGGCGGATACACAGGTGAAACCAATTGATGCAGAAGATCATGCGATCGGCCTTGTGAAATATGAGAACGGTGCTATCGGTCAGTTTGAAGTGAGCTGGACCTTCCGCGGCGGGCTTGATCTCCGTGATGAAGTAATGGGCTCTGAAGGTACAATATGGCTGAATAGCTTTTTACGTACAGGGTTTGATATGTTCACTACCGGCAAGGGAGCTGATTACGTTGCAGAAAAAGCAGAAAGCAATACAGGCTGGTTGTTCCCTGTAGGTGATGAACTGAATGAACTGGGGTATAATCATATGTTCGCAGATATGTTCAATGCAGTAGAAGCCGGGAAAGCACCACGCGAAACTTTCTATGACGGGTATGTGGTGAATGCAGTGCTGGATGCTGCTTACAGGTCTGCAAAATCCAAATTATGGGAACCGGTGAAGCTGGATGTATGGCGCGGGAAGGAAGGTTTGGAGAAAGAGAAAACACTGACAGATTATAATGAGCAATATTACCTGATCAAGGAAGAGATGACGCACTTTGGGACGGCGAAGCTGATACTGAAGGATAAGAAAACGGGGCAGATCATTGAGAAGGTGATATAG
- the nth gene encoding endonuclease III, whose amino-acid sequence MTKKERFQFVIDYFEKHAPDAETELLYDNTYQLLVAVILSAQCTDKRVNMTTPAIFEQYPDIPSLSKATFDDLFPLIKSISYPNNKTKHLIGMANMVMDDFNGEIPETVPELVKLPGVGRKTANVITSVVHHQPNMAVDTHVFRVSARLGLTTNAKTPLQTEQQLLQYIPREKVHIAHHWLILHGRYICLARSPKCGECGLRPICKYYKQLVS is encoded by the coding sequence ATGACGAAGAAAGAACGATTCCAGTTTGTAATCGACTATTTTGAGAAACATGCCCCGGATGCAGAAACTGAACTGCTGTACGACAATACCTACCAATTACTGGTAGCGGTTATCCTGTCTGCCCAATGTACAGATAAGCGGGTGAATATGACCACCCCTGCTATCTTTGAGCAGTACCCGGATATTCCTTCCCTCAGCAAAGCTACTTTTGATGATCTGTTCCCACTGATCAAAAGTATCAGCTATCCCAACAATAAAACGAAACACCTCATTGGCATGGCCAATATGGTGATGGATGATTTTAACGGTGAGATACCGGAAACGGTGCCTGAACTGGTTAAATTACCCGGCGTTGGCCGTAAAACGGCGAATGTGATCACCAGCGTTGTGCATCATCAACCCAATATGGCAGTGGATACCCATGTATTTCGTGTATCCGCAAGGTTGGGGTTGACGACCAATGCTAAAACTCCTTTACAAACAGAGCAGCAACTTCTTCAGTATATACCCCGGGAGAAGGTGCATATTGCGCATCACTGGCTGATCCTGCATGGGCGGTATATTTGTTTGGCGAGGAGCCCGAAATGCGGGGAGTGTGGGTTGCGGCCTATCTGTAAGTATTACAAACAGTTAGTTTCCTAG
- a CDS encoding FtsB family cell division protein has protein sequence MDLLKRFKKVPAILRNKYIVGGVLFVVWLLFVDRNNVFTQFTLSSEENKLEGQKAFYKQEIDRARQDQFELLSSPEKLEKFAREQYRMKKEDEDLFIIPEPKPKID, from the coding sequence ATGGACCTGTTGAAGCGTTTTAAAAAAGTACCTGCCATCCTGCGTAACAAGTATATTGTAGGCGGGGTGCTTTTTGTGGTCTGGTTACTTTTTGTGGACCGGAACAACGTTTTCACCCAATTCACCCTGAGTTCAGAAGAGAACAAACTGGAGGGTCAGAAGGCGTTTTACAAGCAGGAAATAGACAGAGCACGCCAGGACCAGTTCGAATTACTGTCCAGCCCCGAAAAACTGGAGAAATTTGCCCGGGAGCAGTACCGGATGAAAAAAGAAGATGAGGATCTGTTCATTATCCCCGAGCCAAAGCCCAAAATCGACTAA
- a CDS encoding OmpA family protein → MAIKVKPGGKVLGIVLLLGAIYAGKVLWWDKRPQEAKAAAEIGKVALPDAPEASLSSNAAKLPLPGAEESANGGTRISWKIMAWNSQFPLMYANGGPKTTKGSLVDKANLEIEIVRQDDCNKSIADVVKFAQDYKSNPNTPGVFASFMGDGMPMFFAALAKELEPLGPEYQPVAFYTMGKSYGEDKLMGPAEWKVDPKNALGKTVSCVMRDGDMNILVKWAGDNGLRVNPDETTYDRNAINLIAANDFLDAANKYIAGYTEGRKLVVNGKKIAKDTTVGVDGVATWTPGDVNIAQKKGGLINIATTREYASQMPNISITIRKFANDHRTDIENLIMALAQAGDQVRSFTDAKQFAADISAKVYNEQNGAYWLKYYNGVEEKDAQGINLALGGSMAFNLADAANMFGLGDDKLDRYKIVYGTFGDILVKMYPELVPTYPVYNKVVDKSFLASVVSNHPELLTGTAIKEQYAAEITKEVSSRSVQVQFETGSAVIRPESYSTLDDILKSAVVAEGLKLGIYGHTDNVGNETANLKLSNDRAESVKAYLLSKGLAAARLESKGFGAAKPIAENATAEGRAQNRRVQIVLGN, encoded by the coding sequence ATGGCAATTAAAGTAAAACCAGGGGGTAAAGTCCTGGGTATCGTTCTCCTCCTCGGAGCAATCTATGCTGGTAAAGTATTATGGTGGGACAAGCGCCCCCAGGAAGCAAAAGCGGCTGCCGAAATCGGTAAAGTTGCACTGCCGGATGCGCCCGAAGCATCTTTAAGCAGCAATGCTGCAAAACTGCCACTCCCCGGCGCAGAAGAATCTGCAAACGGCGGAACCAGGATCAGCTGGAAGATCATGGCCTGGAACTCCCAGTTTCCATTGATGTATGCCAATGGTGGCCCGAAAACTACCAAAGGCTCCCTGGTCGATAAAGCGAACCTGGAGATCGAAATAGTTCGCCAGGACGATTGTAACAAATCCATTGCAGACGTGGTGAAGTTTGCACAGGACTATAAATCAAATCCCAACACCCCCGGCGTGTTCGCTTCCTTCATGGGAGATGGTATGCCCATGTTCTTTGCCGCACTGGCAAAAGAACTGGAGCCACTGGGCCCTGAATACCAGCCCGTTGCTTTTTACACCATGGGTAAAAGTTATGGTGAAGACAAACTGATGGGCCCCGCAGAATGGAAAGTAGATCCTAAAAACGCACTGGGTAAAACAGTATCCTGCGTAATGAGGGACGGTGACATGAACATCCTCGTGAAATGGGCTGGCGACAATGGCCTGCGCGTAAACCCGGATGAAACCACTTACGATCGTAACGCCATCAACCTGATCGCTGCGAACGACTTCCTGGATGCCGCCAATAAATACATTGCCGGTTACACAGAAGGCCGCAAGCTCGTAGTAAATGGTAAGAAGATTGCAAAAGACACCACTGTTGGTGTAGACGGTGTTGCCACCTGGACGCCGGGTGACGTAAACATCGCCCAGAAAAAAGGTGGTCTGATCAACATCGCCACTACAAGAGAGTACGCATCCCAGATGCCGAACATCTCTATCACCATCAGGAAGTTCGCCAATGACCACCGCACGGACATTGAGAACCTGATCATGGCACTCGCACAAGCCGGAGATCAGGTACGTTCTTTCACAGATGCCAAGCAATTTGCGGCAGACATTTCCGCCAAAGTATACAACGAACAGAACGGTGCATACTGGCTGAAATATTACAACGGTGTGGAAGAAAAAGACGCGCAGGGCATCAACCTGGCATTGGGCGGTTCCATGGCCTTCAACTTAGCAGACGCTGCTAACATGTTCGGCCTCGGAGATGATAAACTGGACCGTTACAAGATCGTATACGGCACCTTCGGCGACATCCTCGTAAAGATGTATCCTGAACTGGTACCCACATACCCTGTGTACAACAAGGTAGTAGATAAATCCTTCCTGGCTTCCGTAGTGAGCAATCACCCGGAACTACTCACTGGTACTGCTATCAAAGAGCAGTACGCTGCAGAGATCACCAAAGAAGTGTCTTCCAGATCTGTACAGGTACAGTTTGAAACCGGCAGCGCCGTGATCAGACCTGAATCTTACAGCACACTGGACGATATCCTGAAAAGCGCCGTGGTGGCAGAAGGGCTGAAACTTGGTATCTATGGTCACACAGACAATGTTGGTAACGAAACCGCCAACCTCAAACTCTCCAACGACCGTGCAGAGTCTGTAAAAGCTTACCTCTTAAGCAAAGGTTTAGCTGCTGCAAGGCTGGAATCCAAAGGTTTTGGTGCAGCCAAACCAATAGCAGAAAATGCAACTGCGGAAGGCCGTGCACAAAACCGCCGCGTACAGATCGTATTGGGTAACTAA
- the gldA gene encoding gliding motility-associated ABC transporter ATP-binding subunit GldA — translation MSILVTELSKLYGQQKAVDGISFGLQKGEIAGFLGPNGAGKSTTMKIITGYLPPSAGQVSVCGFDVVKEPMEVRKRVGYLPEANPLYPDMYIREFLEFMAGMHQLGKISGTRITEMIGLTGLTPEKHKKIGALSKGYKQRVGLAQALLHDPEILILDEPTSGLDPNQLAEIRNLIRNLGENKTVMLSTHIMQEVEAMCSRVIIINKGNIIADGPLSSLQQGSQGYIQVTFGEAVALEELEQLPGVSRAVAAEGHIWRLYTTDAETVRKNLLQFSLINNRNILSLQSNSQSLEDVFKELTN, via the coding sequence ATGTCCATCCTTGTAACAGAACTTAGTAAGCTGTATGGCCAGCAAAAAGCAGTGGACGGCATCTCTTTCGGGCTGCAGAAAGGTGAGATTGCAGGCTTTTTAGGTCCTAATGGCGCCGGCAAATCCACTACCATGAAGATCATTACCGGCTACCTCCCTCCCAGTGCGGGACAGGTAAGCGTTTGCGGTTTTGATGTGGTGAAGGAGCCGATGGAAGTGAGGAAGCGCGTGGGTTACCTCCCGGAAGCCAATCCCCTTTACCCGGATATGTATATACGGGAGTTCCTGGAATTCATGGCGGGTATGCATCAACTGGGGAAGATCTCTGGTACCCGCATCACAGAAATGATAGGCCTGACGGGACTTACACCGGAAAAGCATAAAAAGATAGGAGCCCTTAGTAAAGGCTACAAACAACGTGTGGGCCTGGCGCAGGCGCTTTTGCATGATCCGGAAATACTGATCCTGGATGAACCTACTTCCGGGCTGGATCCCAATCAGTTAGCGGAGATCCGGAACCTGATCAGGAACCTGGGAGAAAATAAAACGGTGATGTTATCCACCCATATTATGCAGGAAGTGGAGGCGATGTGCAGCAGGGTGATCATTATCAATAAGGGCAATATTATAGCAGACGGGCCGCTGAGTTCCCTTCAGCAGGGTTCGCAGGGTTATATTCAGGTTACTTTTGGGGAAGCTGTTGCGTTGGAAGAGCTGGAACAATTACCCGGCGTATCCCGCGCAGTGGCTGCTGAGGGTCATATCTGGCGATTATACACGACAGATGCAGAAACCGTCCGCAAAAACCTGCTTCAATTCTCTTTGATTAATAACCGGAACATCCTTTCTTTGCAGAGCAATTCGCAAAGCCTGGAAGATGTGTTTAAGGAGTTGACAAATTAG
- a CDS encoding 2-oxoacid:acceptor oxidoreductase subunit alpha → MSNKAIQQVEDVVIKFAGDSGDGMQLTGTQFSNNTALIGNDLSTFPDFPAEIRAPQGTLPGVSGFQLHFSSNRIFTPGDTCDVLVAMNAAALKANLKGLKKGGIIIANTDGFDSKNLRLANFPDGVNPLEDGSLVNYQLHTMDVTKMTREALKDINMGMKEKDRAKNMFVLGFLYWLYDRDMQSTVNFLTEKFGKKPEILESNIRSLQAGYNFADTVEAFSTRYKVEKARMDPGTYRSITGNTALSYGLIAASQKANLPIFLGTYPITPASDILHELSRYKNFGIRTFQAEDEIAGISSAIGASYGGHMGVTTTSGPGMALKGEAMGLAVMLEIPLLIIDIQRGGPSTGLPTKTEQSDLLQAYYGRNGECPMPIISASTPSDCFDGIYEAFRIAVNHMTPVIFLSDGYIANGAEPWKFPKSDDLQPITVKYKKGLEEGEDQFFPYQRDENLVRPWAVPGTPGLEHRIGGLEKQNITGNVSYDPENHQLMVKIRQEKVDKIADHIPLQKIEVGPEKGKVLVLGWGSTFGTIKSAVLELLAEGHQVAHAHLRHMRPFPKNLEEILHSYDHVLIPEINNGQLIKIIRDQFLIPAQGYNKIMGVPITKGELVTRIREML, encoded by the coding sequence ATGTCCAATAAAGCGATTCAACAGGTTGAAGATGTAGTGATCAAGTTTGCTGGTGATAGTGGAGACGGGATGCAACTAACTGGTACTCAGTTCTCTAACAATACCGCCCTTATCGGGAACGATCTTAGTACTTTCCCGGATTTCCCGGCGGAAATACGTGCTCCGCAAGGTACCCTGCCTGGTGTGAGTGGTTTCCAACTTCACTTTTCCTCTAACCGTATATTTACTCCCGGAGATACCTGCGATGTACTGGTGGCCATGAACGCCGCCGCATTGAAAGCCAATCTCAAAGGGCTCAAAAAAGGCGGTATCATTATCGCCAATACAGATGGTTTCGACTCTAAGAACCTCCGCCTGGCTAACTTCCCGGATGGTGTGAACCCATTGGAAGATGGCTCCCTCGTGAATTACCAGTTACATACCATGGATGTTACCAAAATGACCCGCGAGGCATTGAAGGACATCAACATGGGTATGAAGGAAAAAGACCGCGCCAAGAACATGTTCGTGCTCGGATTCCTTTACTGGCTCTATGATCGCGATATGCAAAGCACCGTCAACTTCCTCACAGAGAAGTTTGGTAAAAAGCCCGAGATCCTCGAAAGTAACATCCGCTCCCTGCAAGCCGGATACAACTTCGCCGATACTGTGGAAGCCTTCTCCACCCGCTATAAAGTGGAAAAAGCCAGGATGGACCCCGGTACCTACAGGAGCATTACAGGAAATACTGCTTTGTCTTACGGACTGATCGCAGCTTCCCAGAAAGCGAACCTGCCTATTTTCCTGGGTACTTATCCTATTACACCAGCCTCAGACATCCTGCATGAACTGAGCCGTTATAAGAATTTCGGTATCCGTACTTTCCAGGCGGAAGATGAAATTGCCGGTATCTCTTCTGCTATTGGTGCATCCTATGGTGGCCATATGGGCGTAACTACTACTTCAGGCCCCGGCATGGCATTAAAAGGAGAGGCCATGGGGCTTGCCGTAATGCTTGAAATTCCGTTGCTGATCATTGATATTCAACGTGGAGGCCCTTCTACCGGTCTGCCTACCAAAACAGAACAATCAGATCTGCTGCAGGCTTATTATGGTCGTAATGGCGAATGCCCCATGCCCATCATTTCCGCATCCACACCCTCAGATTGCTTTGATGGTATCTACGAAGCCTTCCGCATTGCGGTAAATCATATGACGCCTGTGATCTTCCTCAGCGATGGGTATATTGCCAACGGCGCAGAGCCTTGGAAATTCCCGAAGAGTGATGATCTGCAGCCCATTACCGTGAAATACAAGAAAGGCCTGGAAGAAGGAGAAGACCAATTCTTCCCCTACCAGCGGGATGAAAACCTCGTACGCCCCTGGGCTGTTCCCGGAACCCCTGGTCTGGAACACCGGATCGGTGGATTGGAAAAGCAGAATATCACCGGTAACGTGAGTTATGATCCTGAAAATCACCAGCTCATGGTGAAGATCCGTCAGGAGAAAGTAGATAAGATCGCAGACCACATTCCATTACAGAAAATAGAAGTAGGGCCTGAAAAAGGAAAAGTACTGGTGCTCGGATGGGGTTCTACTTTTGGTACTATCAAGAGTGCCGTGTTGGAATTACTGGCAGAAGGCCATCAGGTGGCACATGCGCACCTCCGCCACATGCGTCCTTTCCCAAAAAATCTCGAAGAAATACTGCATAGCTATGATCATGTATTGATCCCTGAGATCAATAATGGCCAGCTTATAAAGATCATCCGCGATCAATTCCTGATCCCTGCCCAGGGTTATAATAAGATAATGGGCGTTCCCATCACAAAAGGTGAGCTGGTAACAAGGATCCGCGAAATGCTCTAG